ATATGCTTGTTGAAGCTAACCCCAAGAAGGTTACCTCAACAATCATGCTAACCGCTCTTGCAATAGAGGACATCGTGCTGAACCGGATTCACGCCGACACAACCTCCATCTCGGTCTATGGCGAATAGGCGGTGGCTTTCTTCACAGCGTTGTTTCGTATGCCAGAGGAAGAACGGGAAAAAGTTTGTGCCCGAAGTGTCGTCATTAAAGATGCCTCACCTTGGCGTCAATTGGCATTATGTGACGGTGCTCTTGTCTTGATTGCCGATTTCTCCGACCGCAGCACGGTAGCCCAGGCGGTCGCAAGTGGCCATCACGTGCTCATCCCGCTAGACCGAAGCGACTCCGCGACAGGCGACACTCTCTCACTCCCTCGATTGCAGCGGGAGGGGGCTGGGGAAGCCCTTATAGCCATGGGTATCCCCGAGGATCAGGCTAAAGACCTTGCCGCATTGGCGCGGCGAAGCCTCGGAGCATTGCGACGGAAATTGGCTGTCAGCTCCGTCACGCTGGCGCCGCGGTGGAGTAAACCGGATATTGCTCGTTCCGTGCTCCCGGCTCTTCTCGCAGGACAGTGGAGCGACAAGTGCATCGGAGACCAAGAAGCGGTTGCACGTCTTGCCAGAGCGGATTATTATCGAATGCGCGAGACTTTTCTTGAGGGCGAGGATGATGAAACTAGGTGGTTTTACTGGTCGAGAGTAAGTATATACGGGCATGGTAATCAGAAGCCTGAGGACGCCGGCGGGCGGTGCGGAAATTCATCGAATACGCTCGTCTGGGGACGGCTGTGAAATTTATGGCCCTTCACAGAAGGGATGTACGCTTTAGCCCAAAATTAGTGGCCGAGGCGCTCGAACGAATGTTGAGGGATAGCTGGAAACAAGGATGCCGTACGGGTATGCCGAGGAAGATATCGAACATTATGAGAGTAATCACTTGGAACTGTAACAGGGCATTCAGAAAGAAAAGCAAGCGGATTGTGGATCTTAATCCGCATATTGTCGTCGTGCCTGAGTGTGAAAATCCCGGCATGACCAGAGATGGCGACTGGATTTCGGATTTCGATGGGTGGCGTTGGTTTGGCGACAATAATCACCAAGGGGTCGGTGTATTCGTAAGACGCAAAGTAAAAATCGCAGAATGCTCATGGTTTGATCCTGAGATCCGCTATATCAGACCATTCCATGTCGACTACCAAGGATTCGAGTTCAACATGATCGCGGTTTGGGCGAATAATACCAAGTCCCCGACATTTCAGTATATCGGTCAGGTATGGAAGTTCTTGCAGGCTTTCGAAAAGGAGATAACTGCCAATCAGTCTCTATTCCTGGGGGATTTCAACAGCCATATTCAATGGGATGTGCCGGATCGCTGGTGGAATCATTCGGATGTCGTTGCCATCCTGAGGAAAAACGGGATTGAAAGCCTTTACCACCATTTCCATGGGATAGAACACGGTGCCGAAGCCGAGCCAACATTATACTTACAACGCAACAAAGGAAAACCCTATCATGTTGATTATGTCTTCGCTTCGCGCGCATTTATTGATTCGGTTCGGAACGTGTCCGTGGGACGATGGGACGAGTGGATCGGGGAAAGCGATCACATGCCGATTATCTGTGATTTTGATGAAAAGAGAATAAGGATTTTGGGAGAAGACTGAATCGGCGATTGCCTATGATATACAATTGGATTTCTATACGGACTGGGTTAGTGTCCTTTGCCTGCTGGGTGGCACTTGGCTATGGAATTCTACAGGGCGGAGACCAGAAAGAAATATGCCATCGGTATTTCAACCTTCAAAAAAGGCT
The sequence above is a segment of the Bacillota bacterium genome. Coding sequences within it:
- a CDS encoding endonuclease/exonuclease/phosphatase family protein — its product is MPRKISNIMRVITWNCNRAFRKKSKRIVDLNPHIVVVPECENPGMTRDGDWISDFDGWRWFGDNNHQGVGVFVRRKVKIAECSWFDPEIRYIRPFHVDYQGFEFNMIAVWANNTKSPTFQYIGQVWKFLQAFEKEITANQSLFLGDFNSHIQWDVPDRWWNHSDVVAILRKNGIESLYHHFHGIEHGAEAEPTLYLQRNKGKPYHVDYVFASRAFIDSVRNVSVGRWDEWIGESDHMPIICDFDEKRIRILGED